From Plectropomus leopardus isolate mb chromosome 4, YSFRI_Pleo_2.0, whole genome shotgun sequence, the proteins below share one genomic window:
- the LOC121942583 gene encoding retinal cone rhodopsin-sensitive cGMP 3',5'-cyclic phosphodiesterase subunit gamma-like encodes MADVAVAAPAEKKAPPKFKQRTVRTFKSKAPKPGQKGFGDDIPGMEGLGTDITVICPWEAFGDMELSDLAKYGII; translated from the exons ATGGCAGATGTGGCAGTCGCAGCTCCCGCCGAGAAGAAGGCACCTCCCAAATTCAAGCAGAGGACCGTCCGCACCTTCAAGAGCAAGGCGCCTAAACCAGGCCAGAAGGG ATTCGGAGACGACATCCCTGGCATGGAGGGTCTCGGCACAGACATCACAGTGATCTGCCCATGGGAAGCCTTCGGTGACATGGAGCTCAGCGACCTGGCGAAATATGGAATTATTTAG